The stretch of DNA ATCACTGAGTTCTGCAACGAGTACCGAGCCGTTCTGGATGGTAAGGGACAAGAGGTAACTTCTCTGGAGCTTTCTGGAGGTGCCCGAATCTCGTTTGTGTTCCACGAGATTTACTCCAATGGTGTCAAGGCTCTAGACCCCTTTGACCAGATTAAGGATGTGGATATTCGAACCATTCTGTACAACTCTGCCGGTTCTTCGCCGTCACTGTTTGTAGGCACTGGCGCTTTCGAGGTGCtggtcaagaagcagatcaGACGATTCGAGGACCCCTCTCTGCGGTGTGTCACTCTTGTCTACGATGAATTGGTGCGAATCATCACCCAGATTCTCACCAAGCCTTCTTACCACCGATACcctgctctcaaggagaagatcaacGCGGTAGTGATTGCCTTCCTGCGACAGTCTCTGGTGCCCACCAACAAGATGGTCACCGACACCATCAACGCCGAGGAGTCGTACATCAACACTGGTCATCCCGACCTGCTCAAGGGCTCTCAGGCCATGGCTATTGTGTCTGAGAAGATGGGCGGCACCACTGGCGTGCCCAAGGCCATCGACCCTGCCAACCCTGCGGCTGAGGAGTCCACCGGCTTCTTTTCGCAATTCTTTGCCTCCAAAAATAAAAAGCGACTTGCTGCCATGGAGCCCCCGCCAGCTGTTCTCAAGGCTTCTGGTACCATGACCGAGCGAGAGACTCTGGAGACGGAGGTGATCAAGCTGCTGATCCAGTCTTATTTCAACATTGTGCGACGGACCGTGGCCGACATTATTCCCAAGGCTGTCATGTTGAAGCTGATTATGCATTCCAAGCAGGAGATTCAGAAggagctgttggagaacttgtacaagtcggACAATCTGGACGACAtggtcaaggagaacgaTTTCACTGTGCAGCGACGAAAGGAGTGCCAGAAGATGGTCGAGGCTCTTTCCAAGGCCGCTGAGATTGTGCAGAGTGTATAGATAGAGCAGAGCACCTAATTAGAGATGGATTAATGAATTATGAGGTTAGATTGGTGGCCCGTAGGCCAATGCAGGGGTGTAACTGAGAAGCACAGTGCAGACGAGTACAACAACTGTtcgagtacaagtacatactgtacttgtctAAAAAGAGCTAAACAGAATCATGTCTTGTGTGAATATGTCAAATGTGCGATATGCCAACTGTGCGATATGACAAATGTGCGATATGACAAATGTGCGATATGGCGCAATCTTGTTGCAGTACCAActatcgtacagtatcaGTGTTTATGGTCGTAGAACGGGGGACAAGCAAACATCTGgtacatgtactggtactacAGTAACCACCAAAAACCGAGTTATTAGTCATATCGGACAAGAGATGAATCGATATGACTCTACAGGACTGATCTTCTTatacgtactgtactgtacctctCATGTCAACGCTGCATGAGCAAAACTGTATAATTGAGTGTGCGATACACATTATCGCCGATGGTTGCTGTCTATATTTGGTGTGGCGAGCGTGGAAAGAGAGAGCGGATGTTTGTGTATATTAGTCAGCATTCGTAGCGGGTGAACGCTCCATTATTTAGCCGTCGTGTACACGTTCTGCTCGTTCGCCATACGTCTCGTGTTCCCCTCTTTTGGTGCCAGTATGCTACTAAATTATACACAGTATCTGCAGATTGAGCACCTGACATTGATACATCTAACGTaactaaaaaaaaaagcagagAAAGGGAGAATAGTGTGGCACACGCACGCACAAGAGCAGCTCCTTTTGAAGTCTGTCCAAAGTTTATTGGGTGGGTGGAGCGGAGGCGCAGGGTGTAGTGACGGGTGTGTTTTGCGGGtgtgtttctgtgttttCGTGTTGTTGGAGCCCCGGTGGTCGTTCTATacctgcctcttctgcagTATttatttgtacttgtacttgtacttgtagccatAGCCAAAGCCATATTGTATCACCCCTTTAAACTATCGCCCCACGCCTGCATGGTCACAAATCTGGGTCTACCGTGCAATATAGTGTACTGAGTTGGTCAGTTGGGACAAGCGTGAAAATAATACAAAGCCCCGTCGTCCCCACTTGCTGAAGCTCGATAGCAGCGGTGTCGCCTTCTCTTCTGCCAGAGATCCCATTGCCACATTTCAAGCAAATTGCAATCGCCACTCAGACCACATCTGCACCATCTTGCATCTAAAACAGTGGTCGAAACACTACCGTGAGAAAACATCTCGGAGCTACACCATCTATCCACCACACCACGACCATGTTCAACCTGACGGACCACAAATTCCGTGAGAGGGTGGAGGACAACGTGCGGGCCCGAAGCGCCCTGCTGCGCAACAGCTGCTCCACCTGCTCCTACCAGTCGGTCGACAGACGGGCCTACGGCTGGAGAagcacctcctccaaaacccggctcttctccagagacaaCCTGCGCAACATCAGCTACACCCGGCTGATCGGAGGCATGGCGCTCTTTGTGTCGCTCAGCTTCGCCATCAACTACCTGCTACTCATGTCCTTTGGGGCCTCTCCTGTTCCCGGGGGACTCACCGGCGGCTTCCGGCTCACCCCCATGGTCCCGGGCACAGCGCCACCCGGAGGAGCGCCCATTCTCACAAACACAGCGCTCATCATCTCGCCAAATTCGGACTTTGTGGTGCCTGCCCGAATGGCCGCTTTCGGAAGAGGACTCATGATGGACGAGTTTGAAACGACCGTTGATGAGACAGAGAAGCAAGCCAGAGATGCCCAAGAGACAGACAAACTCGCGCACGACATTGCCGAACACTTTCCGACCGGAATTTCAGACGGAACCCCCATCCTGATTCCCCCCAACAGACGCAAGGAGCCCACAGTCAACGCACCTCTCAGAGGCGAGATCGAGGTGGTCGGAGGAGATGCATGTGGATCGGGTAAGCACCGCAACCTAACAGACAAGATTGCGCTCGTCATGagaggaggctgctcgTTCTACGACAAGGTGCTGACGATCCAGGGCTGGAACGCCAAGGCCGTTATTGTGGGAGACAACCAGTACAACCGAGGGCTGGTGACCATGTACTCCACCAACGATACTGACATGTGCCAGGTGCCAGccatgtttgtgtctcgAGCCTCATTCGAGCTGCTGTCTACCGAAGATGAAGTGAGCATAATTCCTGGCCCTTCGGCTACCCCAGCTCTAGACACTATTTTGTTTCTGCTCATCTCGCCCATCTGCTCGCTCTCAATCATTTATCTCATGGTATCTGTGCATCGATACTTTACACAGCTGACTCGACGTGCCCCCAAGCGAGCTGTTAAACAGCTTCCTGTCCGAGTCTGGATGGGCCAAGGAGTCCATTCTCCGACTGTAAGGGGCAAAACACAAGGCAACAACTCGTCTTCGGGAGTTCTGGAAAGTGTAGAACCCACCTCTacggctgctgctgctctggaaGACTCTCCCGAGCCTCCGTCCACACATTCCGACAAGGTATGGGTGTCGTCTGACGAGTGTATCATCTGCCTGGAGGAGTTCACAGTGGGCGAGTCGCGGGTGATGCAGTTGCCTTGTGGGCACGATTTCCACGAGGAGTGTATCCAGCGATGGTTGACTACGCAGCAGCGAACCTGTCCCATTTGCAAGCACGATATTACTCAGCCCATGAGCTCTCCCGGTGAGACCACTCCTTTGGTTTAAGATGAGTAAGAGACAGCATAGCCGAGGATGCACCCCAGCAGGTGCTTATGACTGACACgatatatttatttacCCGGTAGGGGTACAAAGTAGCTAATTGACGAAAATGGATCCAGTGGTATAGTGGTGCAACCAACTAGAATGACGCGATCAGACCAGAGGATGCTAATTTTGATGTTGATAATATGCGACGATAAAGGATGAAGATGGCCCAGAAACGAATGTCACGGAAACAGACAATACCATTGTTTGTTAACCAGACTAATTACCCCGTAcagttacaagtactaaTTAGTTTTGTGCCTGGAACTAGTGTGACTCCACTGCACCCTTTCATTTGCCTTCCATGGTCTTAACTCAGGGATTCAGCCCACCTGGTTTGAACCTCTTGCTCAGACTCGGGGAAATGGTTCTTATGGGGTCCTGAATTTCCCGCAACATCGTGATCATGAATTGATCATCTGCCATGCTACGCGAGCAGAAGTCTACCTCAACATCGGGCTCTTGTTGATCGTTATCGTCCGAGATCTAATGGCCCTTCGATGTGATTCATTCACTCGACTACAATGACGAATGTTTGGTGCTTCGACTGTCAGATGGTTTGGATGCGCACGGGCTGTTGAATtatcgtatcgtacttgaCACATGCAGGACTTGGACTTGGCTTCTGGGTTTACACCACTTCGAGGTGTAATTTCAGCGACTTTGATCGGACTGAGTTAGcacgagtactcgtactcgctTGGTAAGCGTTGACAGGTTGCCGTTGTCGGACTTGGCGTCGTCGGATTTGACCGAGAGaccaccttgtccagaaACGGCACAAgaagagtacagtatatatagtgTGGACCGGAGCCGACAGCGATTTACAGCTCGCACAGCATGAGCACGTGCCGTGAGGGTCCCGTTTCAGGCCCATGTCTCTACTGGTACGATTGAACTGTATGCTAAAAAGAGGGTAATCGAGAGATTCGCCACAGCGgagtctacttgtagattggCTGCATCAaagggtggagaagggtgTGAACCCGGGCGGAAGACGTCTTTCTGAGGCGTTAAGAGACGAAACATCAATCAATAGAAGCATCGCGACTCTCTAGAGCCGGGTTGCAGCCCCAtccgtctcctccaacgCCCTCAAAACGGCGTCTCAAAGTTCCAATTCACCTGACAGGGCCAACAATAAGCCTCGCActctctgtctctcccAGTGCAGCTACTCTAAGCGTAAATTGTACCCTGGTGCATACGGAGGTGCACCTCTGACGAACATTTACCCAGTGCTACACCTTCACTCTGCGCAGCACGCTCATCTCCACACCACACCACGCCCCACCACCAAGCGCACAAATAATGGACTTTTACTTCCAGCCTAATGGCCAGCCCTCCATGGGCAACGGCCAGATGGTCAGCGGGCACTCGGGCCACACCCTCAACATGCCCAacggccagcagcagcagcaccatctccacaacGATGCCAGCACCATGCACTCCCACCATATGCTGGACGCCAACGGAAACCACATCATCCCCGCGGTGGTGTCGCCTCCCAACAACTTTGACGCCATCGACTGCTCGCCGGACGCCCTGGACTGCCAGATTAAGGACGAGCAGTTCGGCTTCACCAACCCCGcgcaccagcagcagcagcagccgcagCTCTTCGACATGAACAACATGGGCCACATGGACTCTACTAACCCTTCCAACAACGGCGGCGAGATTCCCGACGACCAGATGCAGGCCAACGAGCTCGACGACGACCTCACAACCAAGCGAAAGGCTCAAAACCGAGCAGCGCAGCGGGCGTTCCGAGAACGGCGAGAACAGCgcctcaaggagctggaggacaagGTCGCCGAGGTTGAGCAGGAGCGAGAGCGTCTTGCTTCCGAAAACGAGCGTCTTAAGCGGGAAAACACagtcatcaccaccgaAAACAAGGTGCTCATGGAGACGGCCGTTTCCAAGGGCCCCTCCTCCCCGGACCCCACACAACCTCCTATTGGCAAGGCCAACTTCCcctacaagcagctgcaggagaTGCGGGCCAAGACCCAGGAGACTATCCTTGGTGGTCACGAGCCTCCCGGAGATAAGAACCTCAAGATCATCTACCAGAGCGAGGTCAGCAACGATACCATGCTAGGAGCGGCCGCCGTCTGGGACACGATAGCCAAGCacgccgaggaggaggagttcGACATTGATCTTGTTGCCCAGCTCATCCAGGGTCATCAGCGATGTGAAGGCTTCGGCCCCGTTTTCCCTCTCAAGGTTGTGGAGGATGCTATTCGGGAGGCCATTCGACAGTACGTTTAGATGTGGCCATGGTTGCGTCTAATTAAGTGTACTGTATCGGAAAGAGCTGGCCGTGGGTGTcagttatatatatatcaaGTGCCCGTCTTGTGTCTGGAGCGACTAGCTAAGCATTTAGCCGTTCCGATGCCGGGGTGCAATTCTTGAATGCAGTGAGTTTTTATTAGTGAATCCGGAGTGTGCGCAGTAGTCGTAGACAGCTCCTTAGGGGAGTGCGTACTGTATCCGttccactacttgtagttgaggtggtggtcttactacttgtagtaataGTCCCTGACAGCATTAAAGGTGCATTTAATACAACATAAACGATTACTAATCAAATGGGGGAAAAGCCGAATCGAATAGGTAGGGCTAATATCAGCTATATTAATCATGATCACATTTTTCTTCCATCTTTTCAGCCCTCGTACCCGTCACGCCAACTTCACCCTCTGATATCCAGTCAAAATAAAGTTCACTCGTCAATCGTGCACCTCCCAAAAGTCGCATCACCAAGTTCACCAGAAACACAGCAGCACAGTCAAGCACCATTATTCATCACACACATCATGTCAGGACTCCCCCAGGCCCTGGCGAGCGGCTTTGCTGCACGTGTCCGAGAAGGTGGCACCACGCTATACATCAACACAACGCCCATGTTGCGATCGGCGCGTCACAACACGGCGGTCAACTACgccgagtttgaggaggacTTTGATGCCAACGACtttgaggacgacgacgacgacgatcaGTCGCAGAgggaatcacgtgacggatCAGAGGAGGCGGAAGGCGACGAGGATGgaaccaagaaggaggagcaggacaAGTTTGCCGGACTCAAGGCTCCTCTGGTGTCCAACGAGCCCAAGcgagctgctcctcccGTGCGGCCGGTCATGTACCCTCAGGAGGTTCTCGAAGAGCTGTCACAGGTCAAGGAGCCTACCCTGATTCCAATTCGCGTGGCGGTCGAGAATATTGATGTGTTCCGAGTGCAGGACTTCTTTCTGTGGGACGCCGACGAGAAGATTCTCACTCCCGAGCAGTTTGCAACCCTGACGTGTGCAGATCTCGACGTTCCCATTGGATACTCGGCCCAGATGTCAGcccagatcaagaagcagcttgCTGAATACACAGCCGCCCCCGCTCTGCCCAAAGACGTTGAAGTGCATGTCATTGTGGAGTTGGCGGTCACCGTGGACAAGATTGTCTACGAAGATAAATTCGAGTGGGACCTGAGCGGCGAGTACGCGACTCCTCAGGAGTTTGCACGAACCGTGGTCCAGGATCTCGGTCTGGGTCAGGAGTTCTACCCAGCCATCACCTACCAGCTATACGAGACTCTGGGCAAACTACAAAAGGCTTGGTTGGAGCGAAGTATTCCTCTGGACGTCGACAACCGGGCCGCTTTTGGCCTTGAGGCTGGCCTTCGTGTCGACCAGGACAATCTGGGAGAGTCGTGGGTTCCCAgagtggaggagatgacgCCCGAGGAGATGCAAAAGCGAGAGATGGAGCGAGACCGATCGTCGCGACGTCTCAAGCGAGAAAGCGCACGAATGGCCGAGGTGCCTTATGTCGATCTCGACAGCTTGTATTCTAGAaagcgacgacgacgatttGATGAGGACAGCAGGAGCGGCAGTCCCATGTGGTAGTGGCCCTACTTGCTGCTGGGATTGGTTATGTACAATAATATTAACAAGGTGATTGGATTTGGTTTGTGCGGTGCACCGCAGAATGTAGACCTCGGTCTACTTGGAGCAAGGAGTTATGGACGGCATGAAtgtatatacaagtacactgtCGGCAACTTACTCGACATGTGTGCTTGTCTCGTGTGCTTCACGGCCGAGTCGGAGCCACCCCCACGGCAGTTATTCATGCAATAGGTCTTAACACGTCTTCTGAAATCCACCTTTGGCAACGTTCATTCCATTAGGGGACCCCCACCTTTGCGAAAGTGGGTCTCTGGGGATTGATaagggggggggggggggggggggttaGAGGGAACGGTCGAGACTGTTGAGTGGATGTACTAAGAACTGCATGACTAAGAGCATGGCCCAgattgtacagtagccagACAGTATTTTTAGTCACCGCATGCCCGTACATACATGTACAGCAtcagtactcgtacctcGCTCTTCCCCACGAGCTGCATGCCATCCATCCATCATCGTACATACACGCTTTAGCGTCCAGGGTGCATTCGCCATGGGCTGCCGTGTTCGATCCTCGGTTATCGGGCGTTTGAGGAAGTAGAGCAACTACCGACGAGTGATCCAGCTCATTCGCCTATTTGTAGTATGTGTCAATATCAGCTCTGTAGATGGGTGTTACAGGACCAACTAGCCGGACGTGCCGATTTAGAACGTCTCAAGTTGATACTAATCCCAGGGGCGTTCTAGTGTGGTTTTCGGTGGGTCTTATCACGACtttttccatctcctccttatATTCCCGTCTCTTTCCGTGTCTGGTAAAGAGTTATAGGTGTCGTATGCATCCTGGTTCATGGAGATCTCAGAGTTGGTAAGCATGAAAGCGACTTGCGAATACGAACACCGTATCAGAAGTACGACGATCCAATTCGACCGTCGGCAGCATGTCTCCGTAACCAAGTAGACTCGTTATCCGACAAGAACGCGCGACTCTATCGGCCGGAGGATCACGGACCTTTATCCTTTAAGGCTCAACAGATACAAGGTCTAATAGGTCCAGACTTAGACTCGAC from Yarrowia lipolytica chromosome 1D, complete sequence encodes:
- a CDS encoding uncharacterized protein (Compare to YALI0D09735g, weakly similar to uniprot|P87139 Schizosaccharomyces pombe Zinc finger protein zf-C3HC4 type (RING finger) protease associated (PA) domain, similar to Saccharomyces cerevisiae ASR1 (YPR093C); ancestral locus Anc_3.405), which translates into the protein MFNLTDHKFRERVEDNVRARSALLRNSCSTCSYQSVDRRAYGWRSTSSKTRLFSRDNLRNISYTRLIGGMALFVSLSFAINYLLLMSFGASPVPGGLTGGFRLTPMVPGTAPPGGAPILTNTALIISPNSDFVVPARMAAFGRGLMMDEFETTVDETEKQARDAQETDKLAHDIAEHFPTGISDGTPILIPPNRRKEPTVNAPLRGEIEVVGGDACGSGKHRNLTDKIALVMRGGCSFYDKVLTIQGWNAKAVIVGDNQYNRGLVTMYSTNDTDMCQVPAMFVSRASFELLSTEDEVSIIPGPSATPALDTILFLLISPICSLSIIYLMVSVHRYFTQLTRRAPKRAVKQLPVRVWMGQGVHSPTVRGKTQGNNSSSGVLESVEPTSTAAAALEDSPEPPSTHSDKVWVSSDECIICLEEFTVGESRVMQLPCGHDFHEECIQRWLTTQQRTCPICKHDITQPMSSPGETTPLV
- a CDS encoding uncharacterized protein (Compare to YALI0D09757g, weakly similar to uniprot|P38749 Saccharomyces cerevisiae YHL009c YAP3 transcription factor of a fungal- specific family of bzip proteins singleton), with the protein product MDFYFQPNGQPSMGNGQMVSGHSGHTLNMPNGQQQQHHLHNDASTMHSHHMLDANGNHIIPAVVSPPNNFDAIDCSPDALDCQIKDEQFGFTNPAHQQQQQPQLFDMNNMGHMDSTNPSNNGGEIPDDQMQANELDDDLTTKRKAQNRAAQRAFRERREQRLKELEDKVAEVEQERERLASENERLKRENTVITTENKVLMETAVSKGPSSPDPTQPPIGKANFPYKQLQEMRAKTQETILGGHEPPGDKNLKIIYQSEVSNDTMLGAAAVWDTIAKHAEEEEFDIDLVAQLIQGHQRCEGFGPVFPLKVVEDAIREAIRQYV
- a CDS encoding uncharacterized protein (Compare to YALI0D09779g, some similarities with uniprot|Q06168 Saccharomyces cerevisiae YLR321C related to SNF5P, similar to Saccharomyces cerevisiae SFH1 (YLR321C); ancestral locus Anc_4.131) — protein: MGEKPNRIGRANISYINHDHIFLPSFQPSYPSRQLHPLISSQNKVHSSIVHLPKVASPSSPETQQHSQAPLFITHIMSGLPQALASGFAARVREGGTTLYINTTPMLRSARHNTAVNYAEFEEDFDANDFEDDDDDDQSQRESRDGSEEAEGDEDGTKKEEQDKFAGLKAPLVSNEPKRAAPPVRPVMYPQEVLEELSQVKEPTLIPIRVAVENIDVFRVQDFFLWDADEKILTPEQFATLTCADLDVPIGYSAQMSAQIKKQLAEYTAAPALPKDVEVHVIVELAVTVDKIVYEDKFEWDLSGEYATPQEFARTVVQDLGLGQEFYPAITYQLYETLGKLQKAWLERSIPLDVDNRAAFGLEAGLRVDQDNLGESWVPRVEEMTPEEMQKREMERDRSSRRLKRESARMAEVPYVDLDSLYSRKRRRRFDEDSRSGSPMW